A genomic stretch from Serratia entomophila includes:
- a CDS encoding IS4 family transposase → MLSTWLDDTQTWAEPVSLSCFQRAIPLEWISQVLDSTNKASIRKRKLPAELVVWLIVGMGLYRDRSITDVVTKLDLVLSSQEGETLAASSIAQARQRLSDEPLRELFTLTASHWTQQEDKDDLWHGLRLFAVDGTLFRTPDTPELADHFEYIKHRPDRHTEYPMVRLCAMMSLRSRLIHDVKFGPANTGEVSYAKQLSPQAKSLTLFDRCYLSAELLINWQRRQNDAHWLVPLKGNTKYRVVETFGEGDHLVEMQVSPQARKQDSSLPEYWQARLIECEDESGHYKGFISSLSEPELYPADSLRYVYQERWSIENGYGELKQFQLSTATLLRSQKVSGIYQEIWGLLTAYNLVRMEMSQIAREAKVPPLRISFVMAMRLIQDELIWCSLSKPGTIPTKLKKMRENVKQFILPEKRKRPKKRTVRISKTQYPVHSKHLK, encoded by the coding sequence ATGCTTTCAACCTGGCTTGACGATACCCAGACCTGGGCTGAACCCGTTTCACTTTCCTGTTTTCAGCGTGCCATTCCCCTTGAGTGGATTTCTCAGGTCCTTGATTCCACGAATAAAGCCAGTATCCGTAAACGTAAACTCCCCGCAGAACTCGTGGTCTGGCTGATTGTGGGCATGGGCCTGTACCGCGACCGCTCCATCACGGACGTTGTGACAAAACTCGACCTCGTCCTGAGTTCGCAGGAAGGTGAGACTCTCGCTGCCAGCTCCATTGCCCAGGCACGCCAGCGGTTGAGCGATGAACCGCTTCGGGAGCTCTTCACCCTGACGGCCAGCCACTGGACTCAACAGGAAGATAAGGATGACCTCTGGCACGGACTGCGGCTGTTCGCCGTTGATGGCACCCTTTTTCGCACACCCGATACGCCCGAACTTGCAGACCATTTTGAGTACATAAAGCATCGTCCGGACAGACACACTGAGTACCCGATGGTCAGGCTGTGCGCCATGATGTCGCTGCGCAGCCGGTTGATCCATGACGTGAAATTCGGGCCGGCAAATACCGGCGAAGTCAGTTACGCGAAGCAATTATCGCCGCAGGCGAAAAGCCTGACGCTGTTTGACCGCTGCTATTTATCCGCAGAGTTACTGATTAACTGGCAACGCAGACAGAACGATGCGCACTGGCTGGTTCCCCTGAAGGGAAACACGAAATACCGTGTAGTGGAAACGTTCGGAGAAGGAGACCATCTGGTGGAGATGCAGGTCTCACCGCAGGCCCGAAAACAGGACAGCTCGCTGCCTGAATACTGGCAGGCCCGGCTAATAGAATGTGAAGATGAATCAGGCCATTACAAAGGTTTTATCAGCTCTTTGAGCGAGCCGGAGCTGTATCCGGCAGACTCGCTGCGTTATGTGTATCAGGAGCGGTGGAGCATAGAAAATGGCTACGGAGAGCTGAAACAGTTCCAGCTGAGCACAGCGACGTTGCTGCGCAGCCAGAAAGTGAGCGGGATTTACCAGGAAATCTGGGGTCTGTTGACGGCCTATAATCTGGTCAGAATGGAGATGAGTCAGATAGCACGGGAAGCAAAAGTGCCGCCACTGCGGATAAGCTTCGTGATGGCGATGAGACTGATCCAGGATGAACTCATCTGGTGTTCACTGAGTAAACCAGGGACGATCCCGACGAAGCTGAAGAAAATGCGGGAGAATGTGAAGCAATTTATCCTGCCAGAAAAGAGAAAACGGCCCAAAAAGAGGACCGTTCGAATCTCAAAAACCCAGTATCCCGTTCACTCAAAACATCTTAAGTGA